From Carya illinoinensis cultivar Pawnee chromosome 5, C.illinoinensisPawnee_v1, whole genome shotgun sequence, one genomic window encodes:
- the LOC122309340 gene encoding protein RADIALIS-like 4, with protein sequence MASSSPNKQNSSSSWTAEQNKRFEKALALYDKDTPDRWQNVAKAVGGKTAEEVKRHYEILLEDLRHIESGRIPIPKYRSSGSSNLAEEERLLKYLKLQ encoded by the exons ATGGCTTCAAGCTCTCCGAATAAACAAAACTCCAGCTCCTCTTGGACGGCGGAGCAGAACAAACGGTTTGAAAAGGCATTGGCTTTGTATGATAAGGACACCCCCGACCGGTGGCAGAATGTAGCCAAGGCCGTGGGTGGGAAAACCGCTGAGGAAGTGAAAAGACACTATGAAATTCTTTTAGAGGATCTCAGGCATATCGAGTCTGGTCGTATTCCTATTCCCAAGTACAGGTCTAGTGGAAGCAGCAATCTTGCTGAAGAAGAGAG GCTTCTGAAGTATCTTAAGCTGCAGTGA